In Bacteroidia bacterium, a genomic segment contains:
- a CDS encoding CHAT domain-containing tetratricopeptide repeat protein codes for MVKPIFRLLALFFSIFPQLLYLKAQAPDTTLGACYHLMGESFMDSAEYDSAIFYFRESAETFKKDKLWGHYSEALESYSTGLYTIGAYEKAEAVLTEGLAICLREFGHESRQVGELEKSLGCVYQAIGDCEKAWEHLKEGVRLLEKNLPPGHPEIGIAYINLAGCADVMAGYSQAREYMMAALSIFLKKYGENHERVAMTYSNLGWVNSMLGEYDLQMAYYEKSLAIRKNMYGADHPKLITSLINMGAGYYRRGKDLEMLKAAREALAIIQKSGVENHPYLSTTYAYLGNYYAAIGDYTQASHYFEEVIAIDTRDLGTNHPYQIANHYSLGDLLIEKGDLEGAADQYQQGVSIAEEKSGKAGIELAKGYAKMGEIYFQQKNYNQAEIHFRKSIETLQHSGLVGHPDVISAYISLSRVYVPQGNTKKRLSTLLKTLKLNQRNRNEAFVSTGKIYFELGQYYKNQNQLDSAGYYFSLARQSLIPPGSFQPVQQQIPAVREVALPIFLLEIFTAEAELSRTEALRNPELWEKTLQTYSLAAQFADSIKTVYQTREARQFLSAKSMTIYEGGIEAAFALYESSKSEMYVNQAMSFAEKGKYTLLYGTLQENEARGYAGIPEDVLRLERDFSTDLDFYNKKILEEEEKGTDKDLEKISRWRSRILRLSFGQDSLIRQMEINYPDYYNLKYEKRTPSVNDIRSYIRQKNVGGMIEYFSGERNLYIIYISDDLGRIVKTPSAGDLSLAVSELRESIYKPFYVHTSGEMDHQFFEEQYLQRAWELYQRLVLPLGNLPEKLVIIPDGVLGYVPFDALLTQPVSDSGHFRMLPYMIRAHQLAYGFSSALLIKMAERSSHRPAEKKLIAFSPEFGNTGFADKSKKHVRNTLAPLIYSKPEVIEIGKLLGGDIFTDSLASEKRFKQIAPEYQIIHISSHAQLDDYQPMFSHIVFSAPEDSTEDGFLEVSELYHLHINAEMVVLSACETGVGKLIRGEGIASLARGFTYAGSKSMVTTLWSVNDAATTELIQAFYQFLKQGKNKDEALRSAKLLYLGEADNLLAHPYYWSAFVPMGDMSAIETNSANTAGLLAGSIVLLLFTFSAGLWWRRKSV; via the coding sequence ATGGTAAAGCCAATATTCCGTTTATTAGCCCTGTTCTTCTCTATTTTTCCCCAACTACTGTATCTGAAAGCGCAGGCACCGGACACTACTCTAGGTGCCTGTTATCACCTGATGGGTGAAAGTTTTATGGATTCTGCCGAGTATGACAGTGCAATTTTTTATTTCCGCGAATCTGCCGAAACTTTCAAAAAAGATAAACTCTGGGGGCATTATTCTGAAGCCCTGGAGTCATACTCGACAGGATTATACACGATCGGTGCATATGAAAAGGCAGAGGCGGTTCTGACAGAAGGCCTGGCGATTTGTCTGCGCGAGTTTGGCCATGAGTCACGTCAGGTGGGAGAGCTTGAAAAGTCGCTGGGCTGTGTTTATCAGGCAATAGGCGATTGTGAAAAAGCATGGGAGCATTTGAAAGAAGGGGTACGATTGCTGGAAAAAAACCTTCCGCCAGGGCACCCTGAAATTGGCATTGCCTATATCAATCTGGCCGGTTGTGCAGATGTAATGGCAGGCTACAGCCAGGCCAGGGAATATATGATGGCCGCATTGTCAATTTTTCTAAAAAAATACGGAGAGAACCATGAGCGGGTCGCGATGACCTATTCCAATCTGGGCTGGGTAAACAGCATGCTGGGAGAGTACGATCTCCAAATGGCTTATTACGAAAAATCGCTGGCGATTCGCAAAAATATGTATGGCGCTGATCACCCCAAGCTGATTACCAGCCTGATCAATATGGGGGCAGGCTATTACCGAAGAGGCAAAGATCTCGAAATGTTGAAGGCAGCCAGAGAAGCATTGGCCATTATTCAGAAATCGGGGGTGGAAAATCATCCGTACTTGTCAACGACCTACGCATATCTGGGCAATTATTATGCAGCTATCGGAGACTATACTCAGGCAAGCCACTATTTTGAAGAGGTAATCGCGATTGACACGCGCGATCTTGGCACAAACCATCCTTATCAGATTGCCAATCATTATTCTTTGGGGGATTTGCTGATCGAAAAAGGCGACCTCGAAGGTGCCGCAGATCAATATCAACAAGGAGTGAGCATAGCTGAAGAGAAGTCTGGTAAAGCGGGGATTGAACTGGCAAAAGGCTATGCCAAAATGGGCGAAATATATTTTCAGCAAAAAAATTACAACCAGGCGGAAATACATTTTCGCAAAAGTATAGAGACGCTCCAGCATTCGGGGCTGGTTGGTCATCCGGATGTGATTTCGGCATATATTTCTCTCTCCCGGGTGTATGTGCCTCAGGGAAACACAAAAAAGCGACTTTCCACCCTGCTGAAAACCTTGAAGTTAAATCAGCGCAATCGCAATGAAGCATTTGTTTCGACAGGGAAGATCTATTTTGAGCTGGGACAATATTATAAGAATCAGAATCAGCTGGATAGCGCAGGGTATTATTTTTCACTTGCCCGTCAAAGCCTCATTCCGCCAGGTTCTTTTCAACCGGTTCAACAACAGATTCCGGCGGTACGAGAGGTAGCACTTCCGATCTTTTTGCTTGAAATATTTACCGCCGAAGCCGAACTTTCCCGCACAGAAGCCCTCCGGAATCCTGAATTGTGGGAAAAAACACTTCAGACATACAGCCTGGCCGCACAATTTGCAGACTCAATCAAAACTGTGTACCAAACCCGTGAAGCGCGGCAGTTTCTGTCCGCCAAGTCGATGACAATTTATGAGGGAGGCATAGAGGCTGCATTTGCCCTGTACGAATCTTCTAAGTCGGAAATGTATGTCAATCAGGCAATGAGTTTTGCTGAAAAAGGAAAATACACGCTGCTATATGGAACCCTTCAGGAAAATGAAGCCCGTGGTTACGCAGGTATTCCGGAAGATGTGCTGCGCCTGGAGCGTGATTTTTCTACTGATCTTGATTTTTACAATAAAAAAATTCTCGAAGAAGAAGAAAAAGGAACAGACAAAGATCTGGAAAAAATCAGCCGATGGCGCTCCCGGATACTGCGACTTTCTTTTGGCCAGGATTCCCTTATCCGCCAGATGGAAATCAATTATCCGGATTACTACAACCTGAAATATGAAAAACGAACCCCTTCTGTCAATGACATTCGGAGTTATATCCGTCAAAAAAACGTTGGCGGAATGATTGAATATTTTTCGGGTGAACGAAACCTGTACATCATTTACATTTCCGATGATTTGGGCCGAATCGTAAAAACACCTTCTGCTGGCGACCTCTCATTAGCGGTATCTGAGCTTCGGGAAAGCATATATAAGCCCTTCTATGTACACACATCCGGGGAAATGGATCATCAATTTTTTGAAGAGCAATACCTCCAAAGAGCCTGGGAATTATACCAGCGGCTGGTACTTCCTTTGGGAAATTTGCCTGAAAAACTGGTCATCATTCCCGATGGGGTGTTGGGCTATGTGCCTTTTGATGCCTTATTGACCCAACCGGTTTCTGATTCCGGCCATTTCCGTATGCTGCCTTATATGATCAGAGCCCATCAGCTGGCATATGGATTTTCCTCCGCATTGCTGATAAAAATGGCGGAGAGGAGTAGCCATCGACCCGCTGAAAAAAAACTGATTGCGTTTTCTCCGGAGTTTGGCAATACCGGTTTTGCAGATAAAAGTAAAAAACATGTACGAAACACGCTGGCACCCTTGATTTACAGCAAGCCGGAAGTGATAGAAATTGGCAAACTATTGGGTGGGGATATTTTTACCGACTCCCTCGCTTCGGAAAAAAGATTTAAGCAAATCGCGCCAGAATATCAGATCATCCACATTTCAAGCCATGCGCAGTTGGATGATTATCAGCCGATGTTTTCCCATATTGTTTTTTCTGCTCCGGAAGATTCGACTGAAGATGGATTTCTGGAAGTGTCAGAACTTTACCACTTGCATATAAATGCAGAAATGGTGGTATTGAGTGCCTGTGAGACGGGCGTGGGCAAGCTGATACGTGGGGAAGGAATTGCCAGCCTGGCGCGGGGCTTTACTTATGCCGGTTCAAAAAGTATGGTAACCACCCTTTGGAGCGTCAATGACGCGGCTACGACAGAACTTATTCAGGCGTTTTACCAGTTTTTGAAACAAGGCAAAAACAAAGATGAAGCATTGCGTAGTGCAAAACTTTTGTATCTGGGCGAAGCCGACAATCTGCTGGCTCAC
- a CDS encoding AGE family epimerase/isomerase, translating to MNPVNYLPVYRDGLLEDVLPFWIKNAVDKAHGGFIFNLNRDGSVISTDKSVWIHGRFVWLLSTAYATVEPREEWLQLARHGLDFLEKHAFDTDGRMFFSLTQEGKPLRKRRYVFSEFFAIAAYAAYGKAAKDKTAVQKAIDLFHFTMHQLETPGLLPPKGIPGTRDSKGLSIPMITLVTAQILREVCDEPWLEERIMQVIGELEKDFMNEEFQAVMEVVGPNGEFLDNLDGRLLNPGHAIEASWFVLHEAKYKGNDPHLLKLGLKMLDWSWKWGWDEEYGGIIYFRDCKNLPPTEYWHDMKFWWPQCEAIIANLLAWQLTGEEKYARQHRMIHDWTYGRFPDTQYGEWLGYLHRDGRISTTVKGNLWKGPFHIPRMQLYCWKLLEETNQ from the coding sequence ATGAACCCTGTGAATTATTTGCCTGTATACCGCGACGGCCTGCTGGAAGATGTCCTGCCTTTTTGGATAAAAAATGCTGTGGACAAAGCGCATGGTGGCTTTATTTTCAACCTCAACCGGGATGGATCTGTGATCAGTACTGATAAGTCTGTATGGATTCACGGGCGGTTTGTGTGGCTGCTTTCTACCGCTTATGCGACTGTCGAACCGCGTGAGGAGTGGCTGCAACTCGCCCGACATGGGCTTGATTTTCTGGAGAAACATGCATTTGACACAGATGGGCGGATGTTTTTTTCCCTTACCCAGGAAGGAAAACCTCTCCGGAAACGGCGGTATGTATTCTCAGAGTTTTTTGCTATTGCGGCTTATGCGGCTTATGGAAAAGCTGCAAAAGACAAAACGGCGGTGCAAAAAGCCATCGATCTCTTTCATTTTACCATGCATCAGCTTGAAACGCCGGGCCTGCTTCCGCCCAAAGGAATTCCCGGAACCCGGGACAGTAAGGGCCTTTCCATACCCATGATTACACTTGTGACGGCGCAGATACTGCGGGAAGTATGTGACGAACCGTGGTTGGAAGAGAGAATCATGCAGGTGATCGGCGAGTTGGAGAAAGATTTTATGAATGAGGAGTTTCAGGCCGTCATGGAAGTCGTAGGGCCGAATGGTGAATTTCTGGATAACCTCGACGGGCGTCTGCTCAATCCCGGCCACGCGATTGAAGCGTCATGGTTTGTGCTTCACGAGGCGAAATACAAAGGCAATGATCCTCACCTGTTGAAGCTCGGTCTCAAAATGCTGGACTGGTCCTGGAAGTGGGGCTGGGATGAAGAATATGGAGGAATTATCTATTTCCGGGACTGCAAAAACCTTCCTCCTACCGAGTACTGGCATGATATGAAATTCTGGTGGCCGCAGTGTGAAGCGATCATCGCCAATTTACTGGCGTGGCAACTTACCGGTGAAGAAAAATATGCCCGCCAGCACCGGATGATTCACGACTGGACTTACGGGCGTTTTCCCGACACGCAATATGGCGAGTGGCTGGGCTACCTTCACCGGGATGGTCGTATTTCCACCACGGTGAAGGGCAATTTGTGGAAAGGGCCTTTTCATATTCCCCGTATGCAGTTATATTGCTGGAAATTACTGGAAGAGACAAATCAATAA